A genome region from Gadus macrocephalus chromosome 15, ASM3116895v1 includes the following:
- the nanp gene encoding N-acylneuraminate-9-phosphatase, translating to MDRKPIEAILFDLDNTLIETALASRVAIEKTNDYLQKTRGLDDVSLGHISEKFKHKLQHETFDPTSGGSIDELRVDHWEQSIQEVAGSCTRSLADKCYYLWKSSRLELLSLSPETCALLEALRTRYKLLLLTNGETQTQREKIIATNCEKFFDFIVVGGEFPEQKPAVSIFNHCFTVLGVEAKRCVMVGDSLDTDILGGFDAGVRATVWIKNSGASQDVCTAKPDYTIPTVLDLPGILVELNEYNVP from the exons ATGGACCGAAAGCCCATTGAAGCGATATTGTTTGATTTAGACAACACACTCATTGAAACTGCACTTGCATCCCGTGTTGCAATAGAAAAG ACAAACGACTACCTGCAGAAGACACGGGGCCTTGATGACGTCAGCTTGGGCCACATCAGTGAAAAGTTCAAACACAAACTGCAGCACGAGACCTTTGACCCAACGTCAGGCGGCTCTATAGACGAGCTGCGGGTGGACCACTGGGAGCAAAGCATCCAGGAGGTCGCCGGCAGTTGTACCAGATCGTTGGCTGATAAATGCTACTATCTCTGGAAAAGCAGCCGTTTGGAGCTTCTCAGCCTCAGCCCGGAGACATGCGCCCTGCTGGAGGCTCTGAGAACTAGATACAAACTGCTTCTGCTCACCAACGGGGAGACTCAGACGCAGAGAGAAAAGATAATCGCGACGAATTGCGAGAAATTCTTCGACTTTATCGTAGTGGGAGGTGAATTTCCGGAGCAGAAGCCGGCTGTTTCCATCTTCAACCACTGCTTCACAGTGCTTGGCGTAGAGGCGAAGCGTTGCGTGATGGTTGGGGACTCTCTGGATACAGATATACTGGGGGGCTTTGATGCTGGGGTGCGAGCTACGGTTTGGATTAAGAACTCTGGAGCGTCGCAAGACGTATGTACAGCGAAACCCGACTATACCATTCCTACTGTGCTAGACTTGCCGGGCATCTTGGTGGAATTGAATGAATATAATGTACCTTAG